GCATAACAATGTCGAGCAAGACCAGGTGAATGCGTTCTTTTTTGAGTACGTCAAGACCCGCTTTTGCCGAGGCACAGGTGAAGACCTGATAGCCTTCACCCGATAGTATCATGTCTAAGGTTCGGCGGATATTTCTTTCGTCGTCAATAATGAGAATATTTTGGTTCATCGCTGTTCCTCCGGTTGCGCTATGGCTCGGTCGGGAATGGGGAGTTGAAGGTCGAATTGCGCGCCCCCCATAGGGGCATCTTTGACCGAGATGTGCCCCCCGTGATCTTCAATGATGTTGTGTACTACGGCAAGGCCCAGGCCCATACCGCTTTCTTTTGTGGAGACATAAGGTTGGAAGATGCGCACGCGATCTTTCAGGGGCACGCCTGGCCCGCTGTCAATTACGGACAGTATAGCCGTGTCGTCAGACGTGCGCGTGCGTATCTCGATCTGGCCGTTTTTGCCAGAGGCGTCAAGACTATTTTCTATAAGATTAATCAGCACCCGGCGCATCTGCTCGGTGTCGAGTTCGAGCGCGGGCGGATTTTCCTCCAGGTCGAGGTGAATGCGAGCATCCGGGTAGAGGCGAACGACATTGTGTACACACTCATTGAGGTCGCTGGGGGACAGAGAGAGAGATGGCATGCGGGCAAAGTTGGCAAATTCTTGAACCAGAGATCTGAGATTTTCGACTTCTTCTGTGACGATTTCCGTGCAGTTGGTTACAAATTGTTGATACGCGGGATCATTGCCAGAATATTTGTCGCGCATTTGCTGCACGGCAAGTTGAATGGGCGTTAATGGATTTTTTATTTCGTGAGCCAGGCGCCGCGCAATTTCTCGCCAGGCTGCAATTTGCTCCGCTTCGAGTCGTTTGCGTCTGTTTTCTACAAGGTCTTGTGCCATCTGGTTAAAGGACTCGATAAGTAAGCCGATCTCGTCATCTCTGCCTTTGGGAATGCGGTATTGCAGGTTGTCGCGTCCCATTTCTCGCGTGCCTTTAAGCAGTGCGTTAAGCGGGCGTGTGATCCCAAAGCCAATGCGAACGCCAATCACAGATGCCAGAAGGACAACGCCTGCTGCGGCGACGAGAAAGGCGAGTAGAAATGCAGTGCGCAGATCGCCTTCCGCCATTTCAATATGTTTGTACGTATGTACGGCATTTTTGACACTGATGAGCGCCTCGAGTGACAGCAGGGCAGTTAGTGCGCGTTGCGAATCGGGAAGTGCGAGTACCAGTTGAAGCTGGTCGTTTTCTACTTTGGAGACCGCAGGACCTTGCGAAAGGTCTGTGTCAATCTGTTCGAGAGGCGAAACACGCAGGGTCAGATTGTCGAGACCGGCATCTGCAAACGCGGCGTGTAAGGCATTGAGGTCGCGGTGAGGCGGTGCAGACAAAAGCTGTCCAATGTCCTGAAGTTGTCGTTTTTTGGCGTCGTAGTTCTCTTTTGCCAGAGCAAGCGCACTGGTCAGCGCACTGCCCATCTCGAGATTGACGCTGGTCTGAAGGCTCAGCGCCAAAAAGTGTCGTGCGAGTAGCGCGAGTATGAGCGTCGTTCCCAATGCCAGACCAATCAGGGAGGCGATGATGCGCCAGCGCAAGGGAATAGATCTCATGGTTGTGTCTCCAGGCAGAGTGTTATTCAGTCAGAAGATATGGGAGCGCGCTGGGGCGAAATCTGAACAGGTCAATCCATTCGGGAGATGTGGATCTGTCCAGGGTGAAAAAGAATTCGAGAAAGCT
The sequence above is drawn from the Gemmatimonadota bacterium genome and encodes:
- a CDS encoding ATP-binding protein, which produces MRSIPLRWRIIASLIGLALGTTLILALLARHFLALSLQTSVNLEMGSALTSALALAKENYDAKKRQLQDIGQLLSAPPHRDLNALHAAFADAGLDNLTLRVSPLEQIDTDLSQGPAVSKVENDQLQLVLALPDSQRALTALLSLEALISVKNAVHTYKHIEMAEGDLRTAFLLAFLVAAAGVVLLASVIGVRIGFGITRPLNALLKGTREMGRDNLQYRIPKGRDDEIGLLIESFNQMAQDLVENRRKRLEAEQIAAWREIARRLAHEIKNPLTPIQLAVQQMRDKYSGNDPAYQQFVTNCTEIVTEEVENLRSLVQEFANFARMPSLSLSPSDLNECVHNVVRLYPDARIHLDLEENPPALELDTEQMRRVLINLIENSLDASGKNGQIEIRTRTSDDTAILSVIDSGPGVPLKDRVRIFQPYVSTKESGMGLGLAVVHNIIEDHGGHISVKDAPMGGAQFDLQLPIPDRAIAQPEEQR